A genomic window from Vitis riparia cultivar Riparia Gloire de Montpellier isolate 1030 chromosome 18, EGFV_Vit.rip_1.0, whole genome shotgun sequence includes:
- the LOC117906425 gene encoding uncharacterized protein LOC117906425, giving the protein MGCFCKKKFFKIKINKILFTIYNVTRKIKWISYFIY; this is encoded by the exons ATGG GTTGCTTCTGCAAAAAAAAgttcttcaaaattaaaattaataaaatcttatttacgATCTACAATGTAACAAGAAAGATTAAGTGGATAAGCTACTTTatctattga